The Vespula vulgaris chromosome 3, iyVesVulg1.1, whole genome shotgun sequence DNA window ATTACCATCTCAAGATTATTCAGGATTTCACATCTTTGAAATTCTTACGAAAAATAAACGGAAAGATGCAATCGACCTGTCAACAGCAAGCTCAAGCACATCCTGGTCAAAACGGTACCTCCGCAAGTCGGACATCCTTTCTGATCGAGGATATTCTCAGTCGTGGCAGTGTACCACCCCATACACATCATCAGCTTCATCATCAGCATCTGAGCTCGGCTCACGGCCAACAGCATCAGCAGTATCAACAATTCGCTAATTTGTTGCCTGGATATCCGTCGGCGCCACCCACAGCTGCATTTTTTCTGGGACCACTTTTTGGTAGCGCTGGTATGGGGGTTGGCGTGGTACCAGGGGTCAGTGAACTTGCGGCCTTAAAACATTGTCGTCGACGAAAAGCACGAACGGTAAATGGACATTCATTTATAAGTTTTTCATTGTCTTGGCACTTTTATCAATACATTCCTAgtttgtaatatatgtaattgttAGTTATGTTTCAATCTGATCAATGGACATTGATTTTCCTGATTAGGTGTTTAGCGATCAGCAGTTAGCTGGTTTGGAAGCCAGGTTCGAAGTTCAGAGGTACCTGAGTACACCGGAAAGAGTCGAACTAGCGGCAGCCTTGCATTTGTCTGAGACCCAAGTGAAGACATGGTTTCAAAATCGGAGAATGAAGCACAAGAAACAATTACGAAAGTTGAACACGAATTCGAATAGTAATGGGATTCAATCGTCTGGTCAACAGTGCGGTACTCAACCCGGTTCGGTGACATCTCCAGCAGGTGAGTGATTAAATGTGTCATCTtcaccttttttttccctacgaatctttcgtaataacaaatgtttaaataaaatgattttttttatatagaattaattttaacgtAATTAGTAATCAATGCACGAAAATAGctcgtcgtttctttcctcATCGTTACGtcgtatttcatttaaatacgtacagaagaaaaagaaaatctaagaTATAATCTAATCATTATTGTCGTTCGCAAGATAATCGTGATTAAGTGAGATTTCGGTTAGATTTTTAACAAAGTAGTACGTCGGTTGCGGGCTAGCGCTATGATTACGATCGATTTGCCATTTACTCGGTCAGCTTTAGAATTTTAGCGCGTGTTAAATATTCCCGTGCGATCGTAATAATGGACCAGTATGACGATATAATGCAACCAAAATTCCACTGACAATAAATTACGCAAGTTCGGCTTAACTAACCAGACCATAACCCGGTGGGGGGCTTGCAGGAACTGTAATCATTAACTAGCGGTACCTAGATAATGATCGCCATCTATAGTAGAATTTCCCGCAATCGTGTATGGCTAACAATGTTACTACAtggaaattatattatacaagacGAAAATTCAACGATGAAGTTACATGCACGCGGTAGATACGATGGCCGAGAGGAAGATACGTTAGAGGAAAGGGGAGCGAAATGTTGGCTAAACTGATATATCAATTTGGGAATTATAGCGTTGAAGTATTTCCTCGTTAGTAAGTAGAGAATGTTTGCGAAACCGTTACGCTCGTTTCGACCTTTAACGAATTAATATCGGTTTTGTATAAAAAGGATAGATTTACATTGCAtaggaataagagaaaaagtcgAAGTCGATTCTACAATGTTTGTTTAATCACACTTTCGTGATTACGATTTACTAATCGTCCGAGATAAGAATTTGTAAAACCGTCGTCgaaaaaatctcttttattGGATGACAGAAAGGGTAACTAGCGTCCGTGGTAAATAATTTCTGATGCCGATCGAGATCGCTCTTTTCCTCCATCTCGGGGATCGCCTAATGAAATTGGGTCAGGTGTATGCCAGTACACAACTCAGACGACCGGTACTAGTCTTCAGTGGCGAACAATTGAGAGAATATAGGTCTGGTCGAGCACTTAGCTGATAATTGACTAATTTTCTCGAAGACCGAATCGAGGAACGACGAGAaaagggagagtgagagagatagtagaCGGTAGAAGGAAATTGGAAGAGAGGGAACCGGGACTTCTTAAAGTATCCGGTAGCGTCTTGAAGACGCTGAAGATGAGAAGGTAGACAAGACctccctcgctctctctctctctctctctctctctctctttctctcacacatacacacatatacacatttctatcctctcccttcttcttaCTTGCTGCCCCCTTAGCTTGCTACCAAGGAGATGCCTCGATAACTTCGTTAGCCCTTCCTACTGAACGAGAAGCCATCTTGGCTAGCAAGACGGAGTAACTCGACGACTCAGAGGTTAGGACGGCGAAGATGCGGTGCTTCCCGATTTTAGAATCGTGCACTGAGTGCATAAAGCctagtatctctctctctctctctctctctctctatctctctcactcc harbors:
- the LOC127062175 gene encoding brain-specific homeobox protein homolog, with the protein product MQSTCQQQAQAHPGQNGTSASRTSFLIEDILSRGSVPPHTHHQLHHQHLSSAHGQQHQQYQQFANLLPGYPSAPPTAAFFLGPLFGSAGMGVGVVPGVSELAALKHCRRRKARTVFSDQQLAGLEARFEVQRYLSTPERVELAAALHLSETQVKTWFQNRRMKHKKQLRKLNTNSNSNGIQSSGQQCGTQPGSVTSPAERPVDFSLSSGGAGGGRESRGSSDAAMDSDEDEIDILGEDEEPSPSRSVGSLHLPKRSSSTPSFHQTTHPHPVTLSHQSSHQQHQHGVQRQQHR